The following proteins are encoded in a genomic region of Magnolia sinica isolate HGM2019 chromosome 1, MsV1, whole genome shotgun sequence:
- the LOC131243130 gene encoding large ribosomal subunit protein uL14mz isoform X2: MLHIIDGSCTKLSKRGAILLSFVGFLRVPADMSRVASTWSTVGRSLMGSIGNHSSGLLRTSHDIMTRLGCSNFFSQQRTFIQMRTNLKVVDNSGAKRVMCIQALKGKKGARLGDTIIASVKEAQPRGKVKKGEVVYGVVVRAAMQRGRCDGSEIKFDDNAVVLVNKQGEPIGTRVFGPVPHELRKKKHVKILTLAEHIA, encoded by the exons ATGCTTCATatcatagatggatcatgcacgaAGCTCTCCAAAAGAG GGGCTATTTTGTTATCTTTTGTTGGGTTTTTACGTGTTCCAGCAGATATGAGTCGTGTTGCTTCAACATGGTCAACAG TGGGTCGCTCATTGATGGGGAGCATTGGAAACCATTCATCGGGTTTACTGAGAACATCACATGATATAATGACAAGGCTGGGCTGCAGCAATTTCTTCTCTCAG CAAAGAACATTCATTCAAATGAGGACCAACCTCAAAGTTGTCGATAACTCGGGCGCAAAGCGGGTCATGTGCATACAAGCTCTAAAGGGGAAGAAAGGGGCAAGATTGGGAGACACCATAATAGCATCTGTAAAGGAAGCTCAACCCCGTGGCAAAGTTAAGAAAGGAGAGGTGGTCTATGGCGTGGTCGTGCGTGCAGCCATGCAGAGGGGCCGTTGCGATGGGAGTGAAATCAAGTTTGATGACAATGCAGTAGTCCTCGTCAACAAGCAAGGGGAGCCAATTGGTACCCGTGTTTTTGGGCCGGTGCCTCACGAGCTTAGGAAGAAGAAGCATGTCAAGATTCTAACTTTGGCAGAGCATATTGCCTGA
- the LOC131243130 gene encoding large ribosomal subunit protein uL14mz isoform X1 has protein sequence MLHIIDGSCTKLSKRGAILLSFVGFLRVPADMSRVASTWSTVGRSLMGSIGNHSSGLLRTSHDIMTRLGCSNFFSQQQRTFIQMRTNLKVVDNSGAKRVMCIQALKGKKGARLGDTIIASVKEAQPRGKVKKGEVVYGVVVRAAMQRGRCDGSEIKFDDNAVVLVNKQGEPIGTRVFGPVPHELRKKKHVKILTLAEHIA, from the exons ATGCTTCATatcatagatggatcatgcacgaAGCTCTCCAAAAGAG GGGCTATTTTGTTATCTTTTGTTGGGTTTTTACGTGTTCCAGCAGATATGAGTCGTGTTGCTTCAACATGGTCAACAG TGGGTCGCTCATTGATGGGGAGCATTGGAAACCATTCATCGGGTTTACTGAGAACATCACATGATATAATGACAAGGCTGGGCTGCAGCAATTTCTTCTCTCAG CAGCAAAGAACATTCATTCAAATGAGGACCAACCTCAAAGTTGTCGATAACTCGGGCGCAAAGCGGGTCATGTGCATACAAGCTCTAAAGGGGAAGAAAGGGGCAAGATTGGGAGACACCATAATAGCATCTGTAAAGGAAGCTCAACCCCGTGGCAAAGTTAAGAAAGGAGAGGTGGTCTATGGCGTGGTCGTGCGTGCAGCCATGCAGAGGGGCCGTTGCGATGGGAGTGAAATCAAGTTTGATGACAATGCAGTAGTCCTCGTCAACAAGCAAGGGGAGCCAATTGGTACCCGTGTTTTTGGGCCGGTGCCTCACGAGCTTAGGAAGAAGAAGCATGTCAAGATTCTAACTTTGGCAGAGCATATTGCCTGA
- the LOC131243130 gene encoding large ribosomal subunit protein uL14mz isoform X3 gives MSRVASTWSTVGRSLMGSIGNHSSGLLRTSHDIMTRLGCSNFFSQQQRTFIQMRTNLKVVDNSGAKRVMCIQALKGKKGARLGDTIIASVKEAQPRGKVKKGEVVYGVVVRAAMQRGRCDGSEIKFDDNAVVLVNKQGEPIGTRVFGPVPHELRKKKHVKILTLAEHIA, from the exons ATGAGTCGTGTTGCTTCAACATGGTCAACAG TGGGTCGCTCATTGATGGGGAGCATTGGAAACCATTCATCGGGTTTACTGAGAACATCACATGATATAATGACAAGGCTGGGCTGCAGCAATTTCTTCTCTCAG CAGCAAAGAACATTCATTCAAATGAGGACCAACCTCAAAGTTGTCGATAACTCGGGCGCAAAGCGGGTCATGTGCATACAAGCTCTAAAGGGGAAGAAAGGGGCAAGATTGGGAGACACCATAATAGCATCTGTAAAGGAAGCTCAACCCCGTGGCAAAGTTAAGAAAGGAGAGGTGGTCTATGGCGTGGTCGTGCGTGCAGCCATGCAGAGGGGCCGTTGCGATGGGAGTGAAATCAAGTTTGATGACAATGCAGTAGTCCTCGTCAACAAGCAAGGGGAGCCAATTGGTACCCGTGTTTTTGGGCCGGTGCCTCACGAGCTTAGGAAGAAGAAGCATGTCAAGATTCTAACTTTGGCAGAGCATATTGCCTGA